A genomic region of Venturia canescens isolate UGA chromosome 7, ASM1945775v1, whole genome shotgun sequence contains the following coding sequences:
- the LOC122413349 gene encoding uncharacterized protein, producing MEALTRQQVREFHNATECHICQKPLLSSDRVRDHCHLTGKYRGAAHNECNLNYQDSRTVPIVFHNLTGYDSHFIIREIATCFPGPVEVLPETKERYISFTKHVAGSDVKFRFIDSFRFMASSLEKLASDLSELRIVRGEFPHLSDEKFELLTRKGVFPYEYADCVDKLQDIELPPKASFHSSLTGSDISDADYEHAKRVWDEFEIRSLGEYSDLYLKTDVLLLADVFENFRNNSVAAYGLDPAHYYTLPGYSWDAMFRYTQVQLELLTDPDMHLFIEQGIRGGISQCSNRYARANNKYMSDYDANEEAKYLMYFDVNNLYGRAMMEYLPQGGFEWFTGHNVDFLNVPDDSPVGYILEVDLDYPENCHDSHKDLPLCPEHKSAPGSKQNKLMTTLEPKKRYILHYRNLKQAVQQGMKLVRVHRVLKFRQSAWLRPYIELNSELRKRARNEFEKNLYKLMNNAVFGKTMENVRKHVTVKLVRKWGGRYGAEALIAKPNFHSCSIFGENLVAIQLTKTEVYLNKPIYVGLSVLDLSKIHVYDFHYEYMKREFDDRCKLLYTDTDSLLYEIRCNDIYAIMKRDIKRFDTSDYPSNNRFGMPLANKKVIGLMKDECNGRIMTEFVGLRSKMYCVRVEGRDRIKRVKGVKRSVVEASITFDDFLRCLRDKKAQRRVQCVIRSRLHNVFTERQSKVALSAHDDKRILLPDSTDTLPWGHFRAQPPPPLPPPPPPPPPPQLPPPLLPPPPPQLPPPPAP from the coding sequence ATGGAAGCACTGACGCGGCAACAGGTTCGAGAGTTCCACAACGCCACCGAGTGCCACATCTGCCAGAAACCTCTATTGAGCAGCGACCGAGTGAGAGATCACTGCCATCTGACGGGCAAGTACCGCGGAGCAGCGCACAACGAGTGCAACCTGAACTATCAGGACTCGAGGACCGTGCCCATCGTCTTCCACAATCTCACCGGCTACGACTCGCACTTCATCATACGGGAAATCGCCACATGCTTCCCCGGTCCAGTCGAGGTCTTGCCCGAGACGAAGGAACGCTACATCTCGTTCACGAAGCACGTTGCCGGCAGCGATGTGAAGTTTCGCTTCATCGACTCGTTCCGCTTCATGGCGTCGTCGCTGGAAAAACTAGCATCGGACTTGAGTGAGCTGCGGATCGTGAGGGGAGAATTCCCCCACCTGTCCGATGAGAAATTCGAGCTGCTCACGAGGAAGGGTGTGTTCCCCTACGAGTACGCCGACTGTGTGGACAAATTGCAGGATATCGAGCTACCACCGAAAGCGAGCTTCCACAGTTCACTGACGGGCAGCGACATCTCGGACGCGGACTACGAGCACGCCAAGAGAGTGTGGGACGAGTTCGAGATCCGGAGCTTGGGCGAATACTCGGACCTGTACTTGAAAACGGATGTGCTTCTCCTTGCCGATGTCTTCGAGAACTTCCGCAACAACTCGGTCGCAGCATACGGCCTGGACCCCGCCCACTACTACACACTGCCAGGCTACTCTTGGGACGCGATGTTTAGGTACACCCAGGTCCAGCTAGAACTCCTCACCGACCCCGATATGCACCTCTTCATCGAGCAAGGAATACGCGGGGGTATTAGCCAGTGCTCCAACCGATACGCCCGGGCCAACAACAAATACATGAGCGACTACGACGCCAATGAGGAGGCCAAGTATCTGATGTACTTCGACgtgaacaatttgtatggCCGAGCGATGATGGAGTACCTGCCGCAAGGAGGCTTCGAGTGGTTCACCGGCCATAACGTCGACTTCCTCAATGTGCCGGACGACTCGCCTGTCGGATACATCCTCGAAGTGGATCTCGACTACCCGGAGAATTGTCACGACTCGCACAAAGACCTGCCGCTGTGTCCCGAGCACAAGAGCGCCCCCGGCTCGAAACAGAACAAGCTCATGACTACGCTGGAGCCGAAGAAGCGCTACATCCTCCACTACCGCAACTTGAAGCAGGCTGTGCAGCAGGGGATGAAACTCGTACGCGTCCATCGCGTCTTGAAGTTCAGACAGTCCGCATGGCTACGACCCTACATCGAGCTGAACAGCGAGTTGCGAAAACGGGCGCGGAATGAGTTTGAGAAGAATCTCTACAAACTCATGAACAACGCGGTGTTCGGCAAGACGATGGAGAACGTACGCAAACACGTGACTGTGAAGCTGGTGAGGAAGTGGGGTGGGCGCTACGGGGCCGAAGCACTCATCGCCAAGCCGAATTTCCATAGCTGCTCCATCTTCGGGGAGAACCTCGTGGCGATTCAGCTCACGAAGACGGAGGTTTATCTCAATAAGCCGATCTACGTGGGGCTGAGCGTGCTAGACCTATCGAAGATCCACGTATACGACTTCCACTACGAGTACATGAAGCGGGAATTCGACGATCGATGCAAGCTCCTCTACACCGACACCGACAGCCTGCTCTACGAGATTCGCTGCAACGACATCTATGCCATCATGAAGCGTGATATTAAGCGATTCGACACGTCCGATTACCCGTCGAACAACCGGTTTGGCATGCCACTGGCCAATAAAAAGGTGATCGGCCTTATGAAGGACGAGTGCAACGGCCGCATCATGACCGAGTTCGTGGGCTTGCGCAGTAAGATGTATTGCGTCCGTGTGGAGGGGCGTGATCGCATCAAGAGGGTCAAGGGCGTGAAGAGGAGCGTGGTCGAGGCGAGCATCACATTCGACGACTTTCTGCGATGTCTCCGAGACAAAAAGGCGCAGCGACGAGTGCAATGCGTAATCAGATCACGCTTGCACAATGTGTTTACGGAGAGGCAGTCGAAGGTGGCGCTCAGTGCTCACGACGACAAACGCATTCTTCTACCCGACAGCACGgacacgttgccatggggGCATTTCAGGGCCCAGCCACCACCACCAttgccaccaccaccaccaccaccaccaccaccgcaGCTACCACCACCACTACTGCCACCACCACCGCCGCAGCTACCACCACCACCTGCGCCCTGA
- the LOC122413350 gene encoding uncharacterized protein, which translates to MEEALDVHSPVVFDESVTHYEIHAHQPYTSSGFANSDEIRISIQHQDLCVLPARSSLHICGRLSKADGNAVTATQLVNNAILHLFEEIRYEINAIEIDRSKNVGLSSLMKGYASFSPSQTAMLENSGWLDVAEAQQLNNAGGYFDVCIPLAMILGFAEDYRKIVINAKHELILTRSRHDMNAILQTAIENGTFENYKIEITRIEWLMPYVMLADKRKIQLLSRIDKDIVMSFRIWELFEYPALPSTTKHVWTVKTSNQLEKPRFVILAFQTNRKATRTANASRFDHCGITNVKLFLNSQCYPYGNLNLDVQRNQYGQLYEMYSNFQSAYYNEKDAEPLLTKGDFIAHAPIIVIDCSKQNDTLKMAPVDVRIELEADSNFPAGTTAYCLILHDRIVDYNPISGDVRKRL; encoded by the coding sequence ATGGAAGAGGCTTTGGACGTTCATTCGCCCGTCGTATTCGACGAGTCCGTCACGCATTACGAGATTCACGCGCATCAACCCTACACTTCGTCGGGCTTCGCCAACAGCGACGAGATTCGCATATCCATCCAACATCAGGACCTCTGCGTCCTACCAGCCCGAAGCTCGCTGCACATCTGCGGTAGACTCAGCAAAGCCGATGGAAATGCCGTAACGGCCACACAATTGGTGAACAACGCCATCTTGCATCTGTTCGAGGAAATTCGTTACGAGATCAATGCCATCGAGATCGATCGAAGCAAAAATGTGGGTTTGTCCAGTCTCATGAAGGGATACGCCTCCTTCAGTCCCAGTCAGACGGCCATGCTTGAAAACTCCGGCTGGCTCGACGTTGCGGAGGCTCAACAGCTGAACAACGCCGGAGGATACTTCGACGTATGCATCCCACTCGCCATGATCCTAGGTTTCGCCGAGGATTATCGCAAGATCGTCATCAACGCGAAGCACGAGCTCATTCTCACGCGATCGAGGCACGACATGAATGCGATTCTTCAAACGGCCATCGAGAACGGCACCTTCGAGAATTACAAGATCGAAATCACGAGAATCGAGTGGTTGATGCCTTACGTGATGCTGGCGGACAAGCGCAAAATTCAGCTGCTCAGTCGCATTGACAAGGACATAGTCATGAGTTTTCGCATCTGGGAATTGTTCGAATATCCCGCGCTCCCGAGCACGACCAAACACGTTTGGACGGTGAAGACGTCGAATCAGCTGGAGAAACCGCGTTTCGTCATTCTCGCCTTCCAGACGAATCGAAAAGCCACTCGAACGGCAAACGCTAGCCGCTTCGATCACTGCGGCATTACCAACGTCAAACTGTTCCTCAACTCGCAGTGCTACCCTTACGGCAATCTCAATCTCGACGTGCAACGCAACCAGTACGGGCAATTGTACGAGATGTACTCCAACTTCCAAAGCGCGTACTACAACGAGAAGGATGCCGAACCCCTGCTGACGAAGGGTGacttcatcgcgcatgcgccaATCATCGTGATCGACTGTTCGAAACAGAACGATACCCTCAAGATGGCGCCGGTCGACGTCCGTATCGAACTCGAGGCCGATTCGAATTTTCCCGCGGGAACCACTGCCTATTGCCTCATCTTGCACGATCGCATCGTAGACTACAATCCCATAAGTGGCGACGTTAGGAAACGTCTGTAG
- the LOC122413476 gene encoding DNA polymerase III PolC-type-like encodes MNEFSKTIPAKRRRRQLFQARQRTNNSAENKEGITYSSGCGLSAVVDVDDCVPLRNEVIPNGSTFIYFDLETTGLNKSSEIIQISAKRGSDEFNEYILPSNDISRAASIITGLTVEGGELHLHGQQLATVPRRIAMQRFLNFLMPGPVILVAHNGHRFDTPKLLGEVQSLGFLSELQKIVYGFCDSLPALRKKLPERVKLKQSFRLSTLAEDLIGESASTGSHNGAVDVRMLEEIVRVSGITNEELRAETKTINTILFAEAQTAKIKLNKSSFECITEGISMGMKTKMAKAGLSIEHLKKSFSEGGEEAIKVLLASDVSGCPRVTKNKKVIENITTQIKKLFDKP; translated from the exons atgaatgaattttcgaagaCAATCCCAGCTAAAAGGAGACGACGACAATTATTCCAGGCTCGACAGAGAACAAATAACAGCGCTGAAAATAAAGAAGGCATTACTTATTCATCTGGATGCGGGCTGAGCGCAGTCGTTGACGTTGACGATTGTGTACCTCTACGAAACGAAGTAATCCCCAATGGAAGCACCTTTATATATTTTGACCTTGAAACAACGGGCCTCAACAAGTCctctgaaataattcaaatatcAGCAAAACGTGGTTCCGATGAATTTAATGAATATATTCTCCCAAGTAACGACATTTCTCGAGCGGCATCTATCATTACTg gGTTGACTGTTGAAGGTGGTGAATTGCATTTACACGGACAGCAATTAGCGACCGTACCACGAAGAATTGCAATGCAGCGatttctaaactttttgatgcCAGGTCCAGTAATACTCGTAGCTCATAATGGCCATAGATTCGACACACCCAAGCTACTTGGAGAAGTACAGAGTCTTGGATTTTTGTCAGAgcttcaaaaaatcgtttacggTTTTTGTGATAGCCTGCCGGCGTTAAGAAAAAAGCTTCCGGAAAGGGTTAAATTGAAGCAGTCCTTCCGATTATCAACTTTGGCCGAAGATTTAATAGGAGAATCTGCTTCTACTGGATCCCAtaatggagctgtcgacgtaagAATGTTGGAGGAAATAGTTCGAGTTTCAGGCATTACTAACGAAGAACTGCGAGCCGAAACAAAAACAATTAACACCATTCTTTTTGCTGAGGCGCAAActgcaaaaataaaattaaataaaagtaGTTTTGAGTGCATTACTGAAGGAATTTCTATgggaatgaaaacaaaaatggctAAAGCTGGGCTGTCAATCGAGcacttgaaaaaatctttttccgaAGGTGGTGAAGAAGCTATAAAAGTCCTCTTGGCATCAGATGTTTCTGGCTGCCCTCgtgtaacaaaaaataaaaaagttattgaaaatattacaacacaaataaaaaaattatttgataaaCCGTAA